The Stigmatella aurantiaca DW4/3-1 genome contains the following window.
CCGATGACCATGCGTATGGCCAGAGCGCCGCCAAGAGCCTGGCGATGTCTCAACCTACCCAGGCCCGGGACAACGCGGACAACCACGAGTACTTCGCCGAAAATACACCCGCGTTGCGATAACCTTTACACCCAGACAACATTCCTCTGCCCCGGCCAGATCGTTTGCGTTTCAAACAGCCTCCGGGGTTATGCCGGTAACAATAATAAATATTGCTTTCTGAGAATACTTGCCTTCTCCTCTTGCCCTAGCGGAACGCGAGAGCCGGTCCGCATCGCCGTGCATCCCCCGAAAGGAAGTCCCCGATGAGCAAGAACCTGGGTGGTCGTCGTCTTCAGTGGCTGGTGGGCGCAGCTGCCAGCGTGTCCCTGATGGGTGCCTGTGGCGCCCCGCAAGACACGCTCGAGGAGTCCGCGGAGCTGGGCGCCCCGGAGGCCACGGCGGGAGAGATCTCCGCGCACCTGTCTGCCGGCACTTCTTCCTTCGCCGCCCAGAGCGCGGTGAACGTCACCATCACCCTGACCAACGTCTCCAACCGCTCCGTCAGCCTGCTCTCCTGGCACACCCCCGCGGACGGCCTCAAGGATGACCTGCTCACCGTGACGCTCAACGGCGCCGCCGTCGAGTACACCGGCCGCCACTACAAGCGCCCCGCCCCGAGCGCCCAGGACTTCATCACGCTGGCCCCCGGCCAGAGCCTCACGCGCACGGTGGAGCTCTCCGACGCCTATGATCTGTCCCAGAGCGGCCACTACGCCGTGAGCTTCTCCGGCTCGCACCACGCCGCCAGCCCCGCGCTCCTCAACTCCTTTGCCTCCAACAGCGTCTCGCTGTGGATCGAAGGCCGCCCGGGCCACCAGGACTCCCTCGAGGCACAGGACGTCCGCGCCCAGGGCGTCTCCACCTCGACCAACTGCAGCGCGACCCGGAAGACGACCATCACCAGCGCGTTCTCTTCCGCCCAGACCCTGGCCAACAACTCGGTCAGCTACCTGACCAACACCACGCCGGGCAACACCGCGCGGTTCAAGACCTGGTTCGGCACCTACACCAGCGCCAACTGGACCACGGCCAAGACCCACTTCAACGCCATCAAGAGCGCCCTCGACACCAAGTCGGTGGTCGTCGACTGCGGCTGCACGGACAGCTCCTACGCCTACGTGTATCCGGCCTCGCCCTACAAGATCTACGTGTGCAACGCGTTCTGGAACGCGCCGCTGACGGGCACGGACTCCAAGGCCGGCACCCTGATCCACGAGATGAGCCACTTCACCGTGGTCGCGGGCACGGATGACCACGCCTACGGCCAGAGCGCCGCCAAGAGCCTGGCGATCTCCAGCCCCACGCGCGCCTTGGACAACGCCGACAGCCACGAGTACTTCGCCGAGAACACTCCCGCACAGAATTAACGCGGCCCAGACAGTTCTCAGGTAGTGAGCAGCGGGGGCGGAAACGCCCCCGTTTTCTTTTTGGCGGCTGCGCCCCCCGGGGCACCGCCCGGAGGCTCGATGAACCGGAGACATGCCTGTTGGATGGCGCTGTCCTGCCTGACGTTGGGAGCGGGCGCGTGTGCCTCTCGCAAGGAGGAGACAGCCCCTCCGGCCCCTTCCCCGCAAGAGACGGCGGCCCCCACGGCCCCGGAAGCCCAAGGAAACACCATGGCCCCTCCCCTGACGTGCGAGATGAGCGTGCCCCCCCGGGTGAAGGCGGGCAGCCCCGTGGAGCTCCGCTTCAAGCTCAGCAACCCCACCTCGCGGACCCTGTACCCCCTGAACTGGCACACCCCCTTGGAGGGGCTGCGCAACAACTTCCTGGATGTGACCCGCGACGGCGTCGAGATCCCCTACCAGGGCCCGATGATGAAGCGCGGCGATCCGAGCGCGGAGGCCTATGTCGCCATCGCCCCGGGCGCCTCCCAGGAGGCCCAGATCGAGGTGTCGCTCGCCTACGACTTCACCCAGCCTGGCAAGTACCGCATCGCGTTCCGGGGAACCTTGATGGACCTGGTCACCTCCCCGGGCGACGTGCCCCGGAAGCTCGGCCAGTTCCAACCCGTCGAGGTGCGCTGCCCGGCGGTCGAGACGACGATCACCCCGGGCTGAGCCGCCCGCGCCAGGGGCTCAGAGCGCGCTGAAGGACCTCACCAGGAGCCGCGCGCCGGACGTCCACTCGGTCCGCCGCGCGAGCCCCGCATCCTGATGGACCCAGCCCCCATAGAGCTGGAGCCACAGGGGCTGGCCGTTCAGGGCAAACAGGATGCGCTCGATGCTCGCGTCCGCGCGGACCCGGAAGCGCCGGTCGCCCTCGAAGCCGCTGACCCAACCCGCCAGCCCCGAGGCGCGCAGCGTCCACCACCCGTCCTCCGTCTCATAGCCGGTATCGAGCACCGCCGACGTGAAGGGCGACACCTCCTGCTCCAACTGCCCGTCCGGAAGGCGCCGCAGCGAGTGGCTGGCCACGGGCCCGAGGCCCAGCCACAGCCGCCCACTCTCCGAGCGGAGGGGATCCAACAGCAACGCGGCCCGGCCCGTCTCCACCGTCAGCCCGCGCCCCTCCCAGACCCGGCGCTCCAGGTGCCCCACCCGCACCGCGAACGTCACATCGAAGGGAAAGGGGATGCGGATCGGCCGCGAGGTGGGGATGAGGATGAAGCCTTCCTCCAGATGCCGCCGAAACGAGCCCGAGTACAACGTGGAGGTGATCTCCTGGCGGGCGGCACCCGGCGTGGCCTCGGTGACCAGGAAGCGGTGGGTGTTGAACCAGAGCATGCCCTTGCTCCGGCTGGAGCGCTCGGTGCGCAGGAGGAAACCCGCCTGAAGCGTGGGCAGCGCCCAGCCATCGCGCACCTGGAGCCCCGTCCCGAGCAGCAGCGCATTGCCCGGATCGAAGCAGACCGGGAAATGCGCGCCGGTGTCATCCACCCCCAGGCAGTCCTCCTCCTGGGATGGCGCTTCTGCCCCCGTCTCCAGAGGCGCCGGGGGCAAGGCGAACAGCAAGGCGGCCAATCCGAGCGAGAGCATGCCGTCGGTTTCCTAGCGGGCGCTGGCCAGCGGAGCGCTCCGGCGCGCGGGCGCCCAGAGCGAGACCCGAAGGCCCGCGTTGGCGGACCACTCCCACTTCGGACTCACATCGGCCATGTCGTTGCGCCATCCTCCCCGTCCGTCGGCCACCAGGCTCAGCGGTTGATCATTGATGGCCAGCAAGATGAGCTCGTAGCCCACGCGGGCCTTGAGCCTCTCGGGACGCATCGGGCGGCCGGGCACATCCTCCGCCAGCAGCACCTTCTCCAGCTCCACGCCAAAGAACAGGTGGTGGAACCCGTCCACATCCAGGGTGAGGTCTCCCTCCAGCGCGGCGGTGGGAACGATCGTGTTCAGGGCGTTCGTGCGGTCACGCTCGAGGGCCGGGCCGGCCCGCAGCCGGACGAAGGAGGACAGGTCTTCGGAGTGCCACAGATCCAGCGTCCCGTGCAGGGCCACCCAGGTCAGCAGGCTCAACTCGGTGTCCTCGCGCTCGATGACTTCCTGGTGGAGCACCTCCGACCAGAAGCCCAGGTTGAGCCCGATATCGAAGCGGCGGGGCTTGCCGAAGAACGTGGTGATGCGAAAGAGCGGCACCCGGCGCTCGACGTTGAAGTCATAGCGCAACAGCGTGATGTCCAGGTTCTGCTCTCCCGGGTACAGCTCGGTCTCCAGGAACGCCAGCCGGTGAAGCCGCTGATCCTCCTCGCCGGAGGGGACCTCGGTCTGGATGCCGAAGTCCACCCGGAGGCGGTCCGTCTGCGCGTCCACCCCCCGGCGCCACAGCGGAGACCACGCGCCGCCCAGGTAGAAGCGCCGGTGCAGGTCGAAGTTGAACTGCATCACCCGGCCTTGCTCGTCGCGGTACCAGCCCGGGGGCGCGTCGGCGATGGCTGGGACGAACCGGTAGCCCTCCTGGACCTGCGCTTCGAGGGCGGGGCCGGAGCGCTCACAGTAGGAGGTGCGCAGCAGGGGGCGGCGGGTCTCCTCACCGCTCGAATCCAGCTCGTACGCGGGGGAAATGAGACACCGATGGGTCGCCGGGTCACACTGCATCCGGTGCTGTCCGGAGGGCACCTGCTGCGTGGGAGGGAGCCTGACGCAGAAAACAGGCAGGTCATAGCGAAGCACGGGCTGGGGCTCTTCTGGCGCCAGCAGCCCTGTCAGATCTGTCACATCCAGGGCGGGTGCCGGGGCCGACGAAGCGGCCGGTGACGGCGCCTGTGGTGCGACCAATGAGGGGGCCGGTGACGGCGCCTGAGGTGAAGCCGCGGGTGGGGCCGGCGGCGAGACAGGCTCCGGACTGCGCTCCTCGTCTGGAGTGTCCCGAAGCTTCTGCACCATCGACTCCTCCGATGGGCTCTCTCCCTGTCCCGACTGCCCCTCGACCTGCGAGAGCAAAAGGACCCAGCCCACCATTGCTGCTTGAATGATCATCTCGCCTCCCGCGTCAGACGCCGCTCCAGACGGAGCCAGCCCACCGAGCCTTTTCAAACCGCGTGCCCTCTCCAAAGAACGGGCTTTCGCGGGTTTGGTGCGCTGGGGTGTGCAGCCTTTGGCACAAATCACGTCACCGGTGGCGCGGTTCGTATGCACGCGCGTCACACCGCTCCGCGACACCCGCGTCAGATCCCCATCGAGGGACCCGACGAGACCTGAGAGAACGCGCCAACCCATTAAGGAGGGCTGACTCCAGCCAACCCAGAAGGTAGTCTCCTGAACGGAGAAGGCCACCGCCTTCACAGGAGGTGCGCCATGAACGAGCTGTTGCCCGAGGCGCTTCCGGCCGGGACGCGTCTGGACACCTGGGAGGTGGATGAACGCGCGGGCTACGGCACATATGGGGCGGTCTACCGCGCCCACCGGGTAGGACAGACCGAAGGCCCGCCCGTGGCCCTCAAGCTGGCGCGCTATCCGGACGATCCACGCTTCAACCGCGAGGCGGAGCTGCTGACCCGAATCCGGCACCCCGGTGTCCCTCGCCTGTTGGGGCGGGGAACCTGGACCGGCGGTCCCGGGCGGGCCACACACCCCTACCTGGTGATGCAGTGGGTGGAGGGCCTCCCGCTCTACGACTGCGCCAAGAAGCAGCCGCTCACGCCGCGCCAGATGCTGCGGCTGCTGGCCCAGGTAGCGCGGGCCCTGGAGGCCACCCACGCGTGCCGGGGGCTCCACCGGGACTTGAAAGGAGACAACATCCTGGTGACGCCTGGCGGCCGAGCCTTCCTCATGGACTTCGGGTGCGGCACCTGGGCGGGAGCCCCTCCGCTCACCGAGGGGGTGCTCGCGCCCGGGACGCGGAACTATCGCAGTCCCCAAGCCCTGAGGTTCCCTGGGCACCACCGCCATGCCTTCGCCCCGCGTTACCGGGCCACACCCGCCGACGATGTGTATGCACTGGGTGTCACCGCCTACCGCCTGTGCACGGGCGTCTACCCCTTCCTCGCGGGGAATGACGAACGCGGTACACTGAAGGGACTGGTCCCGCCTGGCAGACTGACCCCGTTGGCTCCCACGTTGGAGGCGCTCATCCTCCGCATGCTCTCCGACAAGCCCCAGGACCGAGGCAGCGCCGCCGAGCTGGCTGCCGCCATGGAAACAATGGCGGCAACCTTCGACACGGAGCCCGATACGAGTGGGGCTCCTCCTTCGGAGCCCGTAAGCCTGGACCGGCCTGCCGTCCTTTCGGAAGGCACGGCCCCATCGATCTCCGAGCTTCATCCAGGAGAGGTCTGGCCCTGGGCGGTTCTTCCCTTGGCCATCGGTTTTCTCGTGCTGCTCTTGGGAAATCTTCGCGTGGAGGAACTGGGGTCGTCCCCCTCCACGCTCCAGGATGGAGGTACCCGAGGCGTGGCGGACACGGCCGTGGAGGAACTGCCAGCCAGCGTGACGCGAGCGCCCAAACCGCGTGGGCTGAGTCTCGACATGCCCAAGGAGCCCTTGCTTGGCCAGCGCCGTCCGCCCTGCCCTCCCCCCGAAATCAGTATCCGGGGCGGCTGCTGGGTTCCCATGAGAGGCAATCCTCCTTGTGAAGAGGGCGCCTACGCGTGGAAGGATGCCTGTTATTACCCCGTCTCCTCCCCTCAACGGCCCAGCACTTCGGACAATCCCTAGTTCAGGGTGGGAAACCAAGACTGAATCCGGTGTAAACTTTCATACACTGGCATCAAACGGTGATCAATTAGCGCACGTTGCTCATCGGCAAATGCACCTTGCTTTTGCTTCACATCCGGCACAAACACCTGGTCAGGATGCTTGGCATTGACTTGCAAGCGCCGCGCAATCCGCTCCAGGCCTGGCGCCTCAATAGGCCCCACCCAACGCTGCAACTGCTGAGCAATTGTACCCGCATTGAGTTGGGCATAATCCACCAACTGAGCTTGATTGTTCTGATTGCTCAGCACCTCGTACATGGCACTCATCAAACGGTGCAGCACGGTCATCCGGAAATCCAGAAAGCCGGCTATCGGCGCAAACACTGGATCAAAAGTGCTCATACGAGGGTCACCGGACATATGCCGCCCGGCCATTTTTTGATGAGCCGCCAAGATCTCTGCTGGATTGCGCACCAATAGCACCGCAGGCACTCTCGGAAAGGCTTTTTGAATGACGTCCCAACGCAATATATCCCAGGCATTCCACTTGATGACCAGATGCGGTCTGCCGGGAAAAGGGGCAGCCTGAAGATCGACCAATTGCCGTAACAGTTGCTGCTGTTGAACCGGCGTCAACCCCACATCCAGCAAAACTTCGGTCAGCAACGGCGATTCAGACAGAATTTGTACGGCATCCAGTTGCACTGCGCAACCCGACAACAGGGTTGAACCACAACGGGATAAATGAAAAATAAAACCACACGGCAGACATGAGCCAGAAGGAGGCTCAGCGCTCAACAAGGCATCCAGCGATGTCTTAGGTTGCAATACAAGATTCACCAGTGACTGCTGACGATAGCGGCTGATCGTTTCATCCTGAAAAGGCTCTGTTGCTGGCCCCAAGGGCAAACACCAATGCAAGCGACGCTGGCCCGAGTCATAACGGCAAGGCAACCAATAGCCTCGCAGTTGCTCATGGGACACATCAAGCACCTGCTGATTATGCAGATTGAGCTTCCCCAGCAAATCCTGATCACTCACTGACGGCACTTGAAACCAGTCCTTCAAATAGCACAACAAGTCCGGCAACCCACGAAAGGACTGGCAAGTTTTCAGTACATCCGGCGAAGTGATCAGCGCTCTGTAAGCTGAAGAAAACGAACTCACCTGCCATGTTCCCCGGCAATCTGCTCTCGCAGCCAATCATTCACCACACAATCGATGACCAGATTGATCCGGTCTGTATTGCCTCGATTGTAGACCTCATGGATCAAATCGGCATTGATGTACCACAGCTCACCCTTTTTCATGGGAACGCGCTGTTTCTCCACAAGGAACTCAACGCCATCACTCCATTGCAGAGGCAAGTGCAACCGGGCTTCGCCATGCTCCATGCCCAAGCGAAGATCACGGTGTGGCTTGATTTCTGAGCCTGCCCTCAAACGCATCAAACGCGCCGATTTCAAGGGGCACTGCAATTGGGCCAAAACAGAACTCAGCGCAGCACAACCAGACAACACAGGCAAATCCACCCAATCGCCCCCCTGCCCTATGGCAAATCCTTGCAACACAGGATGCGCATGCAGATGTTCCCGCAAACAACGCAGCGGCAGTACATCCCAGCCGCCGCGATAATCCTGGCGATTCACATGATCGATCCACATCATCGCCGAGGCATCCTCTTGCAAGAATCGCAGTTCCGCTTCCAATGCGTCCGCATCGACATTGAGTGGAACACGAGAAGAGGCAATAACAGGCCGAGAGAACCTCACATTCACTCGCCCCGCTTCTTCTTGCCCCGTGCAACCTCGGTGGCCAGGGCATCCAGCCGCGGCGTCCAGAAGGCGCGGAACCGGTCCAGCCAGGCATCTACCTCCGCCAAGGGCGCGGCGTCCATGGCGTACAGCCGCCGGGGCCCGTCCACCCGCACCGTGGCGAAGCCACTCTCACGCAAGACCTTGAGGTGCTGAGAGACTGCCGACTGGGTGATGCCGAACTCGCGCTGGACCACGGCCACGATCTCGCCCGAGGCGTGTTCGCCTCCCGCCAGCAACTCAAGGATACGGCGGCGAACCGGATCGCCAAGGACGTCGAAGGCATGCATCAACCACCGGTATAGAACGCCGCCGTGCGCTCGGCCATCCCACGGGCCACCTCCGGGGCCTCGCCCCCCTTCACGTGGGCCGCGGCCCACGCATCGGCGCTCGCACGCATGAAGGTCTTGGCCTCGTCAGAGGCCATCCAGGCAGGATCGGCTTCGGGGGGGACGCCTCCGCCGCTCTCGATGTGGCGGCCCAGGCCCAGGAAACCCAGGTCCCAGCCCACGCCCACGGCGCTGGGCCCGAACTGGGTCCAGTGCTTATCCTCATCGGAGGCAGGCACGATGTGCTCGAGCGTCAGCCGCGTATCCTTGCCCTCCGGTGCCAAGCGAACGGTCACCCAGCTCATGCCACCGCCAAACTCCCAGGTGACATCGAAGGCCTTGGGCGGTTCGCAGCGGGTAATGGTCCCGCCCGCATTGCCCTGGAGCTGATACCGGCCGCCCAAGCGAAGGTCGCCCTCGATGGGCAGGAACCAGCGCGGGAGACGCTCAGCGCTGGTCACAGCATCCCACAGGTCCTCGGCACCGGTGTGATAGAGGCGGCTGGCGATCATCACGCGGGCCGGCTTGCCCTCATGCTCGCGCTCAACGAACTCGCGCACCTCGGCGCCAACGACTTTGTGCAGCATGTGCGGACCTCCCGTTTTCCAGGAGGATTACAGTCCGTCCTTATATTAGTCCAGGCTTAATCGATCCGGCAGCCGACGAAGCCCGCGATGGACCCACGAGAGTGCTTGCCCTGGCGTGGACACCCCAGGTACGCGCTGGTAGCGTCCCGTGGCCATCACGGGAGGAACTCATGCGGTGGCTCCAAGTGCTTCTGGGAGCGCTGACACTCTTGAGCACCACGGGCTGCCCCTCCGAATTCGGCAGGCAGGGACGCGTGGCGAGAGCCATTCACAAGGACTCGATAGAACGCGTCCACAAGGCCTGCTCGGAAGATGAGCGCGAAGCAGCCTGCGGCCCCGGCCAGGAGCACTCGAAAGCATGCCTCGAGTGCGGGGAGTAAAATGGCGCGCCATCTTCAGCATCTGCGCGATCGGGCTGCTGCCGCTGCCGCTCGTGCTACTGCTCGGAGGACTCCTCTCACCCCAAATGAGGACAGAACGCCCAGCAGAGGGCCGAATCAGCCCCATGCTCGACCTGGAGCAACGCTCGCGGCTGGCAACCTACGGACGATCCTGCAAATCCGGTACCGAGTGCGAACCTCCCCTGGGCTGCTTGTTTGAGGCCCGGACAGGATCTGCTCGCTGTACCGACAGCCAATGCCTAACGGATGCACAGTGTCCGGAAGATCAGGTCTGCCGAAGCCTGGTGACAAGGGGAGGTGGACCACAGGTGCGCGTCTGCATCGCCATCGGGGTGCGTCAGGAAGGTGAGGGCTGCACCCGCGTTCCGGGCGACAAAGAACATGCATGCGCGCCTGGGTTGCTGTGCGGCGGTCAGGACGGCTGGTGCTCACGGCCCTGTCGGCCGGGCACGGCAACGGGCTGTCCCGAAGGCTTCTTCTGCTCGGACACCGTCCCCGAGCCCGTGTGTCTGCCCACCTGCGAGGTGCGAGGATGTCCCAGCGGTCAGCACTGTGTCCGGTTCGAGAAGGGGGCCTCGATCTGTGCGCGCATCCATGGCCCCAACTGCCAGCAGTCTCCCTGCTCCGACGGCCGCGAGTGCAAAGTGCTGCGCGAGTCACCCCATCCAGGCAAGGTCTGGATGGAGTGTGAAGAGCGGTGTGGCTCAGGCCATCCGCCCTGTAGCACCGGGAAGGTCTGCGCCGACTGGCGGTGCCTTCCGGCCTGCGACCCAGAAGGCCCCAACGCCTGCGGAGAAGGTTACCGGTGCAGACAGCGCAGTCCGCGCAGACCTTTTGCGTGCCACCCAGACCCTGGGTAGGCCCGGTTACTTCTGGGGCTGACCCATCGGCAGCGGGTAGCAGTCCGGGGGGCGCATGTTCGAGCTCAGGTCATTGGGAACCGGCTGTCCTGGCATCAGGCAGCCCGGGCCCGGATCCGGGCAGAAACCGCAGTCGTCGGTGCACGAGTAGCAGCTCTCGCCCCGCGCGCAGATGCCATCTCCGCAGACAGGGCACTCGCCACAGTCCTGCGAGCACGAGCCACAGCTCTCATTCCAGCTGCAGACGCCATCGCCGCAGACCGTCGGCCGCGGGCAGTTCACTGGCTGGTAAGCGCCGCCATTGCCCGAGTACGCGTAGGTGTCCATCGTCCCATGGCCATCGACCATGCCGAAGAGGCCGCTGCCCGCCTGCGCCACCGCCAGGTAGAGGCCGGGCGGAACATAGAGCGCGTCATACCAACCAAACCCGTGCTTGTTGCAGGTGTGCTGGAAAGGAACCTGGGCGGGGAAGTTGCTCCGGACCCAGTTCACATCCCACTCCGAGAGCGTGGCGAGCTGCCACTGCTCACACTTGCCCAGGTACTGGCACACCGCCGAGTCCGGCCCGATGCGGATGATGACGAAGCCCGTGCCCACGCAGGAGATGCCCAAGCGGAAGCGCCCCGTGTCCGGCATATAGACGATGCGCGTGTCCGGGTTATGGCCGTGGTAGTCCGCCGAAAGGTACTGGGGCATGCCTGGCACCGTCGTTTCCGCCTGACAGGGCCCCGGATAATCCGTGCTGCTGGCGGCTTGCTCCGCCGTGGCGAGCGCCGATTCATCCACGGACGCCCCCTCTTCCACCACACCACATCCCACGAGGGAGAAGACGGCCAGTGCAGCGGGAACAATGCCTTTCCAGGTTAACATCGCCTATCTCGCTTTCCGTTTTATGCAGACAATTCATGACCGTGATACGCGAAAATTACAGCGATGTCAACAAGGAGCGTGGATCTGTCCGAGGCCGCCCGCGGGATGGACGCTCTTCGCGGAGCTGGGCTGAAGTGAGCGGGGTTCCCCTCTCGGAGGATGGTCATGCGCACGCTGCAAGCCTCGTCGTTCGCCGTGTTTGCCCTCGTCGCCGCCGCGGTCGTCGCCGTTTCCGCCCAAGCCCCCCGTCAAGCGCCCGCCCAGGAGGAAGCCGTCTCCCCGCGGGACATCACGGCCTGTGGCACGGCCCTCCAGTCCTCGGCCACGGACGTCTCGTCGGCTTCGGCGAGCATGCCCCGAGGCCCGTGGGGCTCGTGCCGCGGGGACTGCTCGCCGTGTTTGGGCCCCGCAGATTGTGAGCACGCAGGGGGTGGCTGGATTTGCGACCCCGAATGCATGTGAGCCGTCCTGACGGCCTGGGCCAGGCTTGAGCTTGCGCGGGGGCTTCTCTAGCGTCCGGCGCGAAACGCGCCTCCCTGGCGCCAACGGACCAAGGACGGCCCATGCCGCGGTACGAGTTCAAGGAAGGCAGCTCCAGCAAGTTCTGGGAGATCACCCTCTCCGGCAAGAGCTTCACCACCCGCTGGGGCCGCATTGGTACCGAGGGGCAGGAGAAGACGCAGAGCTTCTCCTCTCCCGCGGAGGCGAAGAAGGAGTACGACAAGCTCGTCCGCGAGAAAGAGAAGAAGGGCTACGAGCTCGCGGGCGAGGGCGGTGGGGAGGACGGGGACGGTGAGGGCCCCGAGCCGGCCTCCAACCCGGAGCTGGAAGCCGCCATCCTCAAGGACCCGGACAACGTGGACGCCTACCTCGTCTACAGCGACTGGCTGCAACACCAAGGCGACCCGCGCGGCGAGCTCATCGCCCTGCATCACGCGGTGTCGCAGGCGAGCGGCCCGGAGGCCAGCGCCCTCAAGCGCAAGGCCACCGCGCACATCAAGAAGCACCAGGCCCTGCTGCTCGGAGAGCTGGCGGAGGCAGTGGAGGAAGAGGAACTCACGGTGGAGTGGTTCCTGGGCTTCATCCGCTCGGCGCGGGTGGCCCGGAAGGACTACGACTCCACCCGGGACGTGGGAGAAACGGCCCGAATGTTGCTCGCCCACCCGTCGGCACGGTTCATCCGCGGACTCACGATCGGCATCGCGGACTTCGATGGAGAGAACACCTACGACGACGTCATCGAGCAGCTCACCGAGGCGGGGGGCTCGAAGACGATTCAGGATCTGTTCATCGGCGACTTCCAGTACCCGGACGAGATGGAGATCTCCTGGTCCCACCTGAACGACGTGTCGCCCCTGCTCAAGGTGCTGCCCGCGCTGCGCACGCTGCGGCTGCGGGGCGCCTCGCTGGAGCTGGGGGACATCCACCTGCCGGAGCTGCGTGAGTTCACCGTGGAGACGGGGGGCCTGCCCCTGTCCGCGGTGAAGTCCATCGTCACGGCGAAGTGGCCGAAGCTGGAGCGGCTGGAGATCTGGTTCGGCAGCGAGAACTATGGCGCGGAGGGCGGCGTGAAGGACATCCAGCCC
Protein-coding sequences here:
- a CDS encoding WGR domain-containing protein, translating into MPRYEFKEGSSSKFWEITLSGKSFTTRWGRIGTEGQEKTQSFSSPAEAKKEYDKLVREKEKKGYELAGEGGGEDGDGEGPEPASNPELEAAILKDPDNVDAYLVYSDWLQHQGDPRGELIALHHAVSQASGPEASALKRKATAHIKKHQALLLGELAEAVEEEELTVEWFLGFIRSARVARKDYDSTRDVGETARMLLAHPSARFIRGLTIGIADFDGENTYDDVIEQLTEAGGSKTIQDLFIGDFQYPDEMEISWSHLNDVSPLLKVLPALRTLRLRGASLELGDIHLPELREFTVETGGLPLSAVKSIVTAKWPKLERLEIWFGSENYGAEGGVKDIQPLLDGKGLPNLKRLGLRNSEFTDELCQKLPTAKVLPQLEVLDLSMGTLSDEGASLLAEHAAAFAHLQQLDLTENTLTQAGQKQVAKLGAFVRAGNQREYEEDYRYAAVGE
- a CDS encoding M35 family metallo-endopeptidase translates to MSKNLGGRRLQWLVGAAASVSLMGACGAPQDTLEESAELGAPEATAGEISAHLSAGTSSFAAQSAVNVTITLTNVSNRSVSLLSWHTPADGLKDDLLTVTLNGAAVEYTGRHYKRPAPSAQDFITLAPGQSLTRTVELSDAYDLSQSGHYAVSFSGSHHAASPALLNSFASNSVSLWIEGRPGHQDSLEAQDVRAQGVSTSTNCSATRKTTITSAFSSAQTLANNSVSYLTNTTPGNTARFKTWFGTYTSANWTTAKTHFNAIKSALDTKSVVVDCGCTDSSYAYVYPASPYKIYVCNAFWNAPLTGTDSKAGTLIHEMSHFTVVAGTDDHAYGQSAAKSLAISSPTRALDNADSHEYFAENTPAQN
- a CDS encoding ArsR/SmtB family transcription factor; the protein is MHAFDVLGDPVRRRILELLAGGEHASGEIVAVVQREFGITQSAVSQHLKVLRESGFATVRVDGPRRLYAMDAAPLAEVDAWLDRFRAFWTPRLDALATEVARGKKKRGE
- a CDS encoding protease: MAPPLTCEMSVPPRVKAGSPVELRFKLSNPTSRTLYPLNWHTPLEGLRNNFLDVTRDGVEIPYQGPMMKRGDPSAEAYVAIAPGASQEAQIEVSLAYDFTQPGKYRIAFRGTLMDLVTSPGDVPRKLGQFQPVEVRCPAVETTITPG
- a CDS encoding serine/threonine-protein kinase, coding for MNELLPEALPAGTRLDTWEVDERAGYGTYGAVYRAHRVGQTEGPPVALKLARYPDDPRFNREAELLTRIRHPGVPRLLGRGTWTGGPGRATHPYLVMQWVEGLPLYDCAKKQPLTPRQMLRLLAQVARALEATHACRGLHRDLKGDNILVTPGGRAFLMDFGCGTWAGAPPLTEGVLAPGTRNYRSPQALRFPGHHRHAFAPRYRATPADDVYALGVTAYRLCTGVYPFLAGNDERGTLKGLVPPGRLTPLAPTLEALILRMLSDKPQDRGSAAELAAAMETMAATFDTEPDTSGAPPSEPVSLDRPAVLSEGTAPSISELHPGEVWPWAVLPLAIGFLVLLLGNLRVEELGSSPSTLQDGGTRGVADTAVEELPASVTRAPKPRGLSLDMPKEPLLGQRRPPCPPPEISIRGGCWVPMRGNPPCEEGAYAWKDACYYPVSSPQRPSTSDNP
- a CDS encoding SRPBCC family protein, which codes for MLHKVVGAEVREFVEREHEGKPARVMIASRLYHTGAEDLWDAVTSAERLPRWFLPIEGDLRLGGRYQLQGNAGGTITRCEPPKAFDVTWEFGGGMSWVTVRLAPEGKDTRLTLEHIVPASDEDKHWTQFGPSAVGVGWDLGFLGLGRHIESGGGVPPEADPAWMASDEAKTFMRASADAWAAAHVKGGEAPEVARGMAERTAAFYTGG
- a CDS encoding aspartyl/asparaginyl beta-hydroxylase domain-containing protein; protein product: MNVRFSRPVIASSRVPLNVDADALEAELRFLQEDASAMMWIDHVNRQDYRGGWDVLPLRCLREHLHAHPVLQGFAIGQGGDWVDLPVLSGCAALSSVLAQLQCPLKSARLMRLRAGSEIKPHRDLRLGMEHGEARLHLPLQWSDGVEFLVEKQRVPMKKGELWYINADLIHEVYNRGNTDRINLVIDCVVNDWLREQIAGEHGR